A DNA window from Streptomyces canus contains the following coding sequences:
- a CDS encoding CocE/NonD family hydrolase, whose protein sequence is MGHPRKALRTTTVGAVSATLIAGSALGLAPTAQAADPIRFVDIAGDGGTVLKANVITPAGADGTRRYPLLVLPTSWGLPQVEYLAQAQKLANSGYIVVTYNVRGFWQSGGEIEVAGPPDTADASKVIDWALANTPADDRHIGMAGVSYGAGISLLTAAKDKRVKAVAALSGWADLIDSIYSGRTQHVQAGALLDGASLVTGRQSAEIRQIFDNFYASNLSKEQEMIDWGKKRSAATYVDQLNQNGAAVMMANAWGDTVFPPNQYADFYEKLTGPKRLEFRPGDHATAELTGLFGLPNDVWSDTERWFDHYLKGADNGINHEEPVRLKSRSTGGYEGYPDWKSVGATRKKIALSGTTTIHTNVDSGADGGIVFLSSILDQIAQAPPVASIPLLPRRWAAVWQSEKYTTAQQVRGTATLHTTVTPTKESGTLVAYLYDVGPLGLGKLVSHAPYTFHGQTPGKPIGVDLELFSTAYDVPAGHRLALVADTVDPLYIEHNPSGAQLTFSSPSNDPSYVSIPLREQ, encoded by the coding sequence GTGGGACACCCTCGCAAGGCCCTGCGTACGACCACCGTGGGCGCCGTCTCCGCGACCCTGATCGCCGGTAGCGCCCTCGGACTCGCCCCCACCGCCCAGGCGGCGGACCCCATCCGCTTCGTCGACATCGCCGGTGACGGCGGCACGGTCCTCAAGGCGAACGTCATCACGCCCGCCGGAGCCGACGGCACCCGGCGCTATCCGCTGCTCGTCCTGCCCACGAGCTGGGGCCTGCCGCAGGTCGAGTACCTCGCCCAGGCCCAGAAACTCGCCAACTCCGGCTACATCGTGGTCACTTACAACGTCCGCGGCTTCTGGCAGTCGGGCGGGGAGATTGAAGTGGCGGGCCCTCCCGACACCGCCGACGCGTCCAAGGTCATCGACTGGGCGCTCGCCAACACCCCCGCGGACGACCGGCACATCGGCATGGCGGGCGTCTCCTACGGCGCCGGCATCAGCCTGCTCACCGCCGCCAAGGACAAGCGCGTCAAGGCGGTCGCGGCCCTCAGCGGCTGGGCCGATCTGATCGACTCCATCTACTCCGGCCGCACCCAGCACGTCCAGGCCGGGGCCCTGCTGGACGGCGCGAGCCTGGTCACCGGCCGTCAGAGCGCCGAAATCCGGCAGATCTTCGACAACTTCTACGCGTCGAACCTGTCGAAGGAGCAGGAGATGATCGATTGGGGGAAGAAACGTTCGGCCGCCACATATGTGGACCAGCTGAACCAGAACGGCGCGGCGGTCATGATGGCCAACGCGTGGGGCGACACGGTCTTCCCGCCCAACCAGTACGCGGACTTCTACGAGAAGCTGACCGGCCCGAAGAGACTGGAGTTCCGTCCCGGCGATCACGCCACCGCCGAGCTGACCGGGCTGTTCGGCCTGCCCAACGACGTGTGGAGCGACACCGAGCGCTGGTTCGACCACTACCTCAAGGGCGCGGACAACGGGATCAACCACGAGGAGCCGGTCCGGCTCAAGTCCCGTTCCACAGGCGGCTACGAGGGCTACCCGGACTGGAAGTCGGTCGGCGCGACCCGCAAGAAGATCGCCCTCTCGGGCACGACCACGATCCACACCAACGTCGACTCGGGCGCCGACGGCGGGATCGTCTTCCTGTCCAGCATCCTCGACCAGATCGCCCAGGCTCCCCCGGTCGCCTCGATCCCCCTGCTCCCCCGCCGCTGGGCCGCCGTATGGCAGTCGGAGAAGTACACGACCGCCCAACAGGTGCGCGGCACCGCGACGTTGCACACCACGGTGACGCCTACGAAGGAGAGCGGCACCCTCGTCGCCTACCTCTACGACGTGGGGCCGCTCGGCCTCGGCAAGCTGGTCTCCCACGCGCCCTACACCTTCCACGGGCAGACGCCCGGGAAGCCGATCGGCGTCGACCTGGAGCTGTTCTCCACGGCCTACGACGTCCCGGCAGGGCACCGGCTGGCCCTGGTGGCCGACACGGTCGACCCGCTCTACATCGAGCACAACCCGTCCGGCGCCCAGCTGACCTTCTCCTCGCCGTCGAACGACCCGTCGTACGTGTCGATTCCGCTGCGCGAGCAGTGA
- a CDS encoding amino acid ABC transporter ATP-binding protein: MAVVDPLIELRDVNKYYGELHVLQDINLTVGKGEVVVVIGPSGSGKSTLCRTINRLETIKSGSITLDGQPLPEEGKALAKLRAEVGMVFQSFNLFAHKTVLQNVSLAQVKVRGRKKEQADRRSRELLDRVGLADQADKYPAQLSGGQQQRVAIARALAMEPKALLFDEPTSALDPEMINEVLEVMRQLAQEGMTMVVVTHEMGFARSAANRVVFMADGRIVEDRAPDDFFTNPDSERARDFLSKILKH; encoded by the coding sequence ATGGCCGTCGTCGATCCGTTGATCGAACTGCGTGACGTCAACAAGTACTACGGGGAGCTGCATGTCCTGCAGGACATCAACCTCACCGTCGGCAAGGGGGAGGTGGTCGTGGTCATCGGCCCTTCGGGGTCGGGCAAGTCCACGCTCTGCAGGACGATCAACCGCCTGGAGACCATCAAGTCCGGTTCCATCACGCTCGACGGGCAGCCGCTGCCCGAGGAGGGCAAGGCCCTCGCGAAGCTCCGTGCCGAGGTCGGCATGGTTTTCCAGTCCTTCAATCTGTTCGCCCACAAGACGGTCCTGCAGAACGTCTCGCTGGCCCAGGTCAAGGTCCGGGGGCGCAAGAAGGAGCAGGCCGACCGTCGCTCCCGCGAACTCCTCGACCGGGTGGGTCTCGCCGACCAGGCCGACAAGTACCCGGCCCAGCTCTCCGGCGGCCAGCAACAGCGCGTGGCCATTGCCCGTGCCCTCGCCATGGAGCCCAAGGCCCTGCTCTTCGACGAACCCACCTCGGCCCTCGACCCGGAGATGATCAACGAGGTGCTGGAGGTCATGCGCCAACTGGCCCAGGAGGGCATGACCATGGTCGTCGTCACCCACGAGATGGGCTTCGCACGCTCTGCTGCCAACCGCGTGGTGTTCATGGCCGACGGCCGCATCGTCGAGGACCGAGCCCCCGACGACTTCTTCACCAACCCCGACAGCGAGCGCGCCAGGGACTTCCTCTCCAAGATCCTCAAACACTGA